From the Rhodocyclaceae bacterium genome, one window contains:
- a CDS encoding SDR family oxidoreductase has product MDLGLGGKVAIVTGGSEGIGRATAIRLAAEGAKVAICARRQGPLDEVAATIRAAGGEVTAVSVDVMSAEALKAFIDGVAAKYGRIDILVNNAGTSISKHFSEIDDATWHLDLELKLMGAVRGCRAVIPYMQKQGGGRIVNITTIGGKQPRPSSTPTSVTRAAGLALTKALSKDYAKDNILVNTVCIGLIKSGQHEKRADKAGTPREVYYADKAKAAGIPLGRFGEAAEAANVIAFLASDAASYVTGSSVNLDGGTSGAL; this is encoded by the coding sequence ATGGATCTGGGACTCGGCGGCAAGGTCGCCATCGTCACTGGCGGCAGCGAAGGTATCGGCCGTGCGACCGCCATACGGCTGGCCGCCGAAGGCGCGAAGGTCGCCATCTGCGCGCGCCGGCAGGGACCGCTGGACGAGGTCGCGGCGACGATAAGGGCGGCGGGCGGCGAGGTGACTGCGGTCAGCGTCGACGTGATGTCGGCCGAGGCACTGAAGGCATTCATCGATGGCGTCGCAGCAAAGTACGGTCGAATCGATATCCTGGTCAACAACGCCGGGACGTCGATCTCGAAGCACTTCAGCGAGATCGACGACGCTACGTGGCACCTCGACCTCGAACTCAAGCTGATGGGCGCCGTGCGTGGCTGCCGTGCGGTGATCCCGTACATGCAGAAGCAGGGCGGCGGGCGCATTGTCAACATCACCACCATCGGTGGCAAGCAGCCGCGGCCCAGTTCGACACCGACCTCGGTCACGCGCGCCGCCGGCCTGGCCCTGACCAAGGCGCTGTCGAAGGACTATGCGAAAGACAACATCCTGGTGAACACGGTCTGCATCGGCCTGATCAAGAGCGGCCAGCACGAGAAGCGCGCCGACAAGGCGGGCACCCCGCGCGAGGTCTACTACGCCGACAAGGCGAAGGCGGCGGGTATTCCGCTCGGGCGCTTCGGCGAGGCGGCGGAGGCGGCGAACGTGATCGCATTCCTGGCCTCTGATGCGGCCAGCTATGTCACCGGCAGCAGCGTCAACCTCGATGGGGGGACCTCGGGCGCGCTGTAG
- a CDS encoding succinate--CoA ligase subunit alpha, with protein sequence MTPRPPFALSVDRHTPVLVQGITGRAGQRHACMMRDAGTSIVAGVSARADARPVEGIPVFADCASAVAATGAVASVLLVGAAQVLPAVSEALAAGIRLLVTPTEGVPVHDAVEIRNRVDAAGATWIGASTPGMAIPGEAKLGFLPDVSLAPGPVAMASKSGTLSYEAGFRLVQAGLGQSAWIGVGGDPVKGTRFADLAPWLARHGRTEAVLLVGEIGGDEEESFARAIAPSGLDKPVVALIAGRTAPGGVSMGHAGALTWGSFGTWEAKRAALADAGVDVCATIDEAVQALARALGR encoded by the coding sequence GTGACCCCGCGCCCGCCTTTTGCGCTGTCGGTCGACCGCCACACCCCGGTCCTTGTGCAGGGCATCACCGGGCGCGCCGGGCAACGCCATGCGTGCATGATGCGCGATGCAGGCACCTCGATCGTGGCCGGTGTCAGCGCACGCGCCGACGCGCGTCCGGTGGAAGGCATCCCGGTGTTCGCCGATTGCGCGTCTGCGGTGGCGGCCACCGGTGCGGTAGCCAGCGTGCTGCTGGTTGGTGCTGCGCAGGTCCTTCCGGCGGTGAGCGAAGCACTGGCTGCCGGCATCCGGCTGCTGGTCACGCCGACCGAAGGGGTGCCGGTGCATGACGCCGTCGAAATCCGCAACCGCGTCGACGCGGCAGGCGCGACGTGGATCGGCGCATCGACGCCCGGCATGGCGATACCCGGCGAGGCCAAGCTGGGTTTTCTCCCTGACGTATCGCTGGCACCCGGACCGGTCGCGATGGCCTCGAAGAGCGGCACGCTGTCGTACGAGGCGGGCTTTCGCCTCGTGCAGGCCGGGCTCGGGCAGTCGGCGTGGATCGGCGTCGGCGGCGATCCTGTGAAAGGCACGCGCTTCGCCGACCTCGCGCCCTGGCTCGCGCGGCACGGCCGCACCGAAGCGGTGCTGCTGGTCGGCGAAATCGGCGGCGACGAGGAAGAATCGTTTGCGCGCGCGATCGCCCCCAGCGGCCTGGACAAGCCGGTGGTGGCGCTCATCGCCGGACGCACGGCCCCGGGCGGGGTCAGCATGGGCCATGCGGGCGCGCTCACCTGGGGCAGCTTCGGCACCTGGGAAGCGAAGCGGGCGGCGCTGGCCGATGCCGGCGTGGACGTATGCGCGACGATCGACGAGGCGGTGCAGGCGCTCGCGCGCGCGCTCGGGCGATGA
- a CDS encoding acyl-CoA/acyl-ACP dehydrogenase, whose translation MDFRLTAEQRALVDAVAQVRRDVLEPNAMRWLDGTWPAENLKALAGIGVMGMAVPEEYGGSGMGIFETALALEEIGKACYVTAMAVLGEVGTQTRIISTYAPEHVKRAILPRVATGEAILSICMTEPDAGTDVANYRTNTRIDGEKVVINGVKTLISRADIADMMVVFTRVDNVPGGAGIGCVLVEKGAPGVTATAKYHTMGGEYLCEVVFDNCVQPREHLVITDNGIKRLMSAFNTQRILNPAICLGLAEGALEASVRYLRDRSAFGKPIGEFQGMRWKAADMFVDIEAARSLLWRAAHSGDQFPDPTLAAAAKIYCNEMGIRVTSEAVQVHGGYGFTDEFAVSRFFRGVRYGSLGGGTTETLRNLVARKLVDDMDLATGLAGLGTF comes from the coding sequence TTGGATTTTCGACTGACCGCTGAACAGCGGGCGCTGGTGGATGCGGTGGCACAGGTCAGGCGCGACGTGCTCGAACCGAACGCGATGAGATGGCTCGACGGCACCTGGCCCGCCGAGAACCTGAAGGCACTCGCCGGTATCGGCGTGATGGGCATGGCGGTGCCCGAAGAGTACGGCGGATCCGGCATGGGCATCTTCGAGACCGCGCTCGCGCTCGAGGAGATCGGCAAGGCGTGCTACGTCACGGCCATGGCGGTGCTCGGCGAGGTGGGTACCCAGACGCGAATCATCTCGACCTACGCGCCCGAGCATGTCAAGCGTGCGATCCTGCCCCGGGTCGCCACCGGCGAGGCCATCCTTTCGATCTGCATGACCGAGCCCGATGCCGGAACCGACGTCGCGAACTACCGGACGAACACGCGCATCGACGGCGAGAAGGTGGTGATCAACGGGGTGAAGACCCTGATCAGCCGCGCCGACATCGCCGACATGATGGTGGTATTCACCCGGGTCGACAACGTGCCTGGCGGCGCGGGTATCGGTTGCGTGCTGGTCGAGAAGGGCGCGCCCGGTGTCACAGCGACTGCCAAGTATCACACGATGGGCGGCGAGTACCTGTGCGAGGTGGTGTTCGACAACTGCGTGCAGCCGCGCGAGCACCTCGTGATCACCGACAACGGTATCAAGCGCCTGATGAGTGCGTTCAACACCCAGCGTATCCTCAATCCGGCCATCTGCCTCGGCCTGGCCGAAGGCGCGCTCGAGGCGTCGGTGCGCTATCTGCGCGACCGCTCGGCGTTCGGCAAGCCGATCGGCGAGTTCCAGGGCATGCGCTGGAAGGCGGCCGACATGTTCGTCGACATCGAGGCTGCACGCAGCCTGCTCTGGCGGGCCGCGCACTCCGGCGACCAGTTCCCGGACCCGACGCTCGCGGCGGCGGCGAAGATCTACTGCAACGAAATGGGCATCCGCGTGACCAGCGAAGCGGTCCAGGTCCACGGTGGCTACGGCTTCACCGACGAATTCGCGGTGTCGCGCTTCTTCCGTGGCGTGCGCTACGGCAGCCTCGGCGGCGGCACCACCGAGACGCTGCGCAACCTGGTCGCGCGCAAGCTGGTCGACGACATGGACCTGGCGACCGGGCTGGCGGGCCTCGGTACTTTCTGA
- a CDS encoding alkaline phosphatase family protein, whose translation MNAAEAVRPDYRGRSLVNLMASIEAGLGTRPGQRATGHPMLDLLPPARVQAARRVVLMVIDGLGDDYLCAHGRDTAFMAHRAGRINSVFPSTTATAITTFLTGHSPREHGLTGWNIWLDEIAAVATILPFRTRGDRRFLREIGINPLHFFEHPVPLATRLGSGTATVSPRWIIDSDYNLAHNGPALRFPYQTRDQFFDQVVRAVHASDARQFIYAYYPEIDSNSHDHGTHSLEVASELWRFDQGFRSMIERLAGTDTLVLVTADHGFIDSPEARGIEIERHPGIAAMLAHPLCGERRLSYAYVKPGMATAFEHAVVAELGHALDLLPSAQAVSEGWFGEPTGADHPAFARRIGDYLLMMRPGWTIKDWLPGENRHRLIGVHGGTTPAEMWVPLVVREC comes from the coding sequence TTGAACGCAGCCGAGGCGGTACGTCCCGATTACCGCGGACGCAGCCTCGTCAATCTGATGGCCTCGATCGAGGCCGGCCTGGGTACCCGTCCCGGCCAGCGCGCGACCGGGCATCCGATGCTGGACCTGCTGCCCCCGGCACGAGTACAGGCAGCGCGCCGGGTGGTGCTGATGGTCATCGACGGCCTGGGCGACGACTATCTCTGCGCGCACGGCCGCGACACCGCGTTCATGGCGCACAGGGCAGGACGCATCAATTCCGTGTTCCCGTCGACCACGGCCACGGCAATCACCACCTTCCTGACGGGCCATTCGCCGCGCGAACACGGGCTGACCGGCTGGAACATCTGGCTCGACGAGATCGCGGCAGTGGCGACCATCCTGCCGTTCCGCACCCGTGGCGACCGCCGCTTCCTGCGCGAGATCGGCATCAATCCGCTGCATTTCTTCGAGCATCCCGTGCCGCTGGCGACGCGCCTCGGCAGCGGCACGGCCACCGTGTCGCCACGCTGGATCATCGATTCCGACTACAACCTCGCGCACAACGGTCCGGCACTGCGTTTCCCCTACCAGACGCGCGACCAGTTCTTCGACCAGGTGGTGCGCGCGGTCCATGCGTCCGACGCGCGCCAGTTCATCTACGCGTACTACCCGGAGATCGACTCCAACAGCCATGACCACGGCACGCACAGCCTGGAGGTGGCCTCGGAACTATGGCGGTTCGACCAGGGCTTCCGTTCGATGATCGAGCGGCTGGCCGGCACCGATACGCTGGTGCTGGTCACGGCCGACCACGGGTTCATCGATTCGCCGGAAGCGCGCGGCATCGAGATCGAGCGCCATCCGGGCATCGCAGCGATGCTGGCGCATCCGCTGTGCGGCGAACGGCGGCTCTCGTATGCCTATGTGAAGCCCGGCATGGCAACTGCCTTCGAGCACGCAGTCGTCGCGGAACTCGGGCACGCACTCGACCTGCTGCCTTCGGCCCAGGCCGTCTCGGAGGGATGGTTCGGAGAACCGACCGGTGCCGACCACCCGGCCTTCGCCCGCCGCATCGGCGACTACCTGCTGATGATGCGTCCCGGATGGACGATCAAGGACTGGCTGCCCGGCGAGAACCGCCATCGGCTGATCGGGGTACACGGCGGCACCACGCCGGCCGAGATGTGGGTGCCGCTGGTCGTTCGCGAGTGCTGA
- a CDS encoding 2,4-dihydroxyhept-2-ene-1,7-dioic acid aldolase translates to MRRNRIKQLWREGKPAVGGWLSIPHCFAAEVMAHTGLDWLCIDMQHGCIDYSDAVPMLTAISTTDVTPLVRVPWNEPAMIMKVLDAGAYGVIVPMVSNRAEAERAVAACRYPPRGMRSNGPNRVLYYAGADYQKHADEEVACVVMIETPEGIEKMDEIISTPGVDAAYIGPTDLALALGLPPVMDNDEPRHVATVDAILASCKRHGVVAGIHTNSSKFSQRYIDQGFGMVMLAPDRVAMSNYVKAEAARLTGWSPMKPVGAPSGGGY, encoded by the coding sequence ATGCGCAGGAACCGTATCAAGCAGCTCTGGCGCGAAGGAAAGCCGGCAGTCGGCGGATGGCTGTCGATCCCCCACTGCTTCGCGGCCGAAGTGATGGCGCATACCGGCCTCGACTGGCTGTGCATCGACATGCAACACGGCTGCATCGATTACTCCGATGCGGTTCCGATGCTCACCGCGATCTCCACCACCGACGTGACACCGCTGGTGCGCGTGCCGTGGAACGAGCCGGCGATGATCATGAAGGTCCTCGACGCAGGGGCCTATGGCGTGATCGTGCCGATGGTCAGCAATCGCGCCGAGGCAGAGCGGGCGGTGGCGGCCTGCCGCTACCCGCCGCGCGGCATGCGCAGCAACGGACCGAACCGGGTGCTTTACTACGCGGGTGCCGATTACCAGAAGCATGCGGACGAGGAAGTCGCCTGCGTGGTGATGATCGAGACGCCGGAAGGCATCGAGAAGATGGACGAGATCATTTCGACGCCCGGGGTCGACGCCGCCTACATCGGGCCGACCGATCTTGCGCTCGCGCTCGGCCTGCCACCGGTGATGGACAATGACGAGCCCAGGCATGTCGCCACGGTCGATGCGATCCTCGCGTCGTGCAAGCGCCACGGCGTGGTCGCCGGCATCCACACCAACAGCTCGAAGTTCTCGCAGCGCTACATCGACCAGGGCTTCGGCATGGTGATGCTGGCACCCGACCGTGTTGCGATGTCGAACTACGTGAAGGCCGAGGCCGCGCGTCTGACCGGCTGGTCGCCGATGAAGCCGGTCGGGGCTCCCTCTGGTGGTGGCTACTAG